A window from Ignavibacteriota bacterium encodes these proteins:
- a CDS encoding phosphoribosylformylglycinamidine cyclo-ligase, whose product MKNSYKDSGVDIKAGDETVEKIKTLVNSTFNKNVLSGIGHFGAFYEIDLNECKNPVLVSSVDGVGTKLKVAIDAGIHNTVGQDLVNHCVNDIAVCGAKPKYFMDYMAFGKLNSEVAAEIVGGFANACKENNVALIGGETAEMPGLYNEKDYDLSGTIVGIVDKSKIIDGKNIEKGDLLIGFESNGLHTNGYSLARKVLFSKFNLDENISELNSNLKTELLKVHKSYLNIIQNLIQNFEIKAFSHITGGGIIGNTKRVVPKNLSINIDWNSWEIPAIFNLIQNTGNVDDEEMRMVFNMGIGLIAIINKSVLNEIQNLCKSLNESPIVIGEIS is encoded by the coding sequence TTGAAAAATAGCTACAAAGATTCCGGTGTTGATATAAAAGCTGGCGACGAAACAGTTGAAAAAATCAAAACTTTGGTGAATTCTACATTTAACAAAAATGTGCTTTCCGGAATTGGACATTTTGGCGCGTTTTACGAAATTGATTTGAATGAATGTAAAAATCCGGTTTTAGTTTCAAGCGTAGATGGGGTTGGAACTAAACTTAAAGTTGCAATTGATGCAGGAATTCATAATACGGTTGGGCAAGATTTGGTAAACCATTGCGTAAATGATATTGCGGTTTGCGGTGCAAAACCAAAATATTTTATGGATTATATGGCTTTCGGAAAATTAAATTCAGAAGTTGCAGCGGAAATTGTTGGTGGTTTTGCAAATGCTTGTAAAGAAAATAATGTGGCATTAATCGGTGGCGAAACTGCAGAAATGCCCGGACTTTATAATGAAAAAGATTATGATTTATCCGGAACGATTGTAGGAATTGTTGATAAATCTAAAATTATTGATGGAAAAAATATTGAAAAAGGTGATTTGTTAATTGGATTTGAATCAAACGGATTGCATACAAACGGATATTCGCTTGCGAGAAAAGTTTTATTTTCAAAATTTAATCTTGATGAAAATATTTCAGAGTTAAATTCAAATTTAAAAACCGAATTGCTGAAAGTTCACAAATCATATTTAAATATTATTCAAAACCTAATTCAAAATTTTGAGATAAAAGCATTTTCACACATAACCGGCGGGGGAATTATTGGAAATACCAAACGCGTTGTTCCAAAAAATTTATCAATAAATATTGATTGGAACTCGTGGGAAATTCCCGCAATTTTTAATCTCATTCAAAATACCGGAAATGTTGATGATGAAGAAATGCGCATGGTTTTTAATATGGGAATTGGGTTAATTGCAATTATTAATAAAAGTGTTTTAAATGAAATTCAAAATCTGTGTAAAAGTTTAAACGAAAGCCCAATTGTAATTGGAGAAATTTCTTAA
- a CDS encoding YchF/TatD family DNA exonuclease: MFVDMHAHLFYPNFDGEIEQIIDRAKLAGVNYILVPGTDLGTSKKAIELAEQFDEIYAAVGVHPHDTREWKDSDLEILEEFSKHPKVVAIGEIGLDYYYDFSPKEIQIKAFKAQIDLALKVNKPIIVHNRESNEDIMTIIRSYLNTNLKCHFHCFAGSKEDAAELTAMGHYLSFTGNITFKKADNLREILKSINLENLLLETDSPFMTPVPYRGQRNEPSYIPLIAETISEVQNVSIDDVSRITNYNVYRLYGIGEKAKVSFTYKIGNSLYINVTNRCNADCVFCDRKGEAVMKGYNLKMKKSEEPETDVYINEIGDPKKYKEIVFCGYGEPTIRWDVVKQIAKYVKENGGSTRINTDGHGNYINKKDITPELAGIIDVVSISLNSTDPNQYAELMRVSPEMHKEMIDFAQKAKNYTRVVLSIVGLDEVDKEKAKDFVLNKIGVEFREREYF; encoded by the coding sequence ATGTTTGTTGATATGCACGCTCATTTATTTTATCCAAATTTTGATGGAGAAATTGAGCAGATTATTGATAGAGCGAAGCTTGCCGGTGTTAATTATATTTTAGTTCCGGGAACTGATTTGGGAACATCGAAAAAAGCTATAGAATTAGCCGAACAATTTGATGAAATCTATGCTGCAGTTGGTGTTCATCCTCATGATACAAGGGAATGGAAAGATTCAGATTTGGAAATTTTAGAAGAATTTTCCAAACATCCAAAAGTTGTTGCGATAGGTGAAATTGGATTGGATTATTATTATGATTTTTCACCCAAAGAAATTCAGATCAAAGCATTCAAAGCACAAATTGATTTAGCGTTAAAAGTTAATAAACCAATAATTGTTCATAATAGAGAATCCAACGAAGATATTATGACAATTATTAGATCTTATTTGAATACAAATTTAAAATGTCATTTTCACTGTTTTGCCGGAAGTAAAGAAGATGCTGCAGAGCTTACGGCTATGGGACATTACTTATCTTTCACCGGAAATATTACTTTTAAAAAAGCTGATAATTTAAGAGAAATTTTAAAAAGTATAAATCTTGAAAATTTATTATTGGAAACAGATTCACCTTTTATGACGCCGGTTCCTTATCGCGGACAAAGAAATGAACCTTCGTATATTCCATTAATTGCAGAAACAATTTCAGAAGTTCAAAATGTTTCTATTGATGATGTTTCGCGAATTACTAATTATAACGTTTATCGCCTTTATGGTATTGGAGAAAAAGCTAAAGTTAGTTTCACATATAAAATTGGAAATTCACTTTACATAAATGTTACAAATAGATGTAATGCCGATTGTGTTTTTTGCGATAGAAAAGGCGAAGCCGTGATGAAAGGTTATAATCTGAAAATGAAAAAATCGGAAGAACCAGAAACTGATGTTTACATAAATGAAATTGGTGATCCAAAAAAATATAAAGAAATAGTTTTCTGCGGATACGGTGAACCAACAATTAGATGGGATGTTGTAAAACAAATTGCAAAATATGTAAAAGAAAATGGCGGAAGTACAAGAATCAATACAGACGGGCATGGAAATTACATTAATAAAAAAGATATTACTCCGGAGCTTGCTGGAATAATTGATGTAGTTTCTATTAGCCTTAATTCTACTGATCCAAATCAATATGCAGAGCTAATGAGAGTATCTCCGGAAATGCACAAAGAAATGATTGATTTTGCTCAGAAAGCTAAAAATTATACAAGAGTTGTTTTATCAATTGTTGGTTTGGATGAAGTAGATAAAGAAAAAGCAAAAGATTTTGTTTTAAATAAAATTGGTGTTGAATTTAGAGAACGTGAGTATTTTTAA
- the dacB gene encoding D-alanyl-D-alanine carboxypeptidase/D-alanyl-D-alanine-endopeptidase, whose product MKKITEFLLAFLIFSFPIFAQEFNKEIEEEINEIFEDDFFKSSMLAVSIYDLTDDKLLYQKNEKQLLTPASNMKILTSSAALEFLGSDYSFQTSVYHNGIIMDSICYGDIFVKGGFDPEFSTDDLDTLVSKIISYGIKEIRGNIYGDVSNMDSLFWGNGWMWDDDPSSDFPYLTPLIINDACVQIEFEPGELNKEAKIKVIPETDFFDISNTSVTTNNETEKFEITRDWQSRGNEIIIKGDLQISAKKDTSKINIVNPEFYFLYLLKEKLEKQNVEFLGKLDTATTPQFAKNIYTFERKYKDVIVNLNKDSDNLNAEMTLRALALKNFGKPASAENGIKMIDSLINQSGLNSDNYVLADGSGISRYNLISAELLVTLLKYMYQNSKENYEVLKNSFPISGIDGTLSNRMKNTKAYKNVNAKTGTLSGVSSLSGYLKSADSHEIAFAILIQNFVGSSKSARNFQDRICTILSELNLQQ is encoded by the coding sequence ATGAAAAAAATAACAGAATTTCTTTTAGCATTTTTGATTTTTTCATTTCCAATTTTTGCACAAGAATTTAACAAAGAAATTGAAGAAGAAATCAATGAAATATTTGAAGATGATTTTTTTAAGTCTTCCATGTTGGCTGTTTCAATTTATGATTTAACTGATGATAAATTGCTCTATCAGAAAAATGAAAAACAACTTTTAACGCCCGCATCAAATATGAAAATTTTAACCTCCTCTGCTGCATTGGAATTTTTAGGTTCAGATTATTCATTTCAAACTTCTGTTTATCATAACGGAATAATTATGGATTCGATTTGCTACGGAGATATTTTTGTTAAAGGCGGATTTGATCCAGAATTTTCAACAGATGATTTAGATACATTAGTTTCAAAAATTATTAGTTATGGAATTAAAGAAATACGAGGAAATATATACGGCGATGTTTCAAATATGGATTCATTATTTTGGGGAAATGGCTGGATGTGGGACGATGATCCTTCATCTGATTTTCCATATTTAACTCCGTTAATTATAAATGATGCTTGCGTGCAGATAGAATTTGAGCCCGGAGAATTAAATAAAGAAGCTAAAATTAAAGTTATTCCCGAAACAGATTTTTTTGATATATCAAATACTTCGGTTACAACAAATAATGAAACAGAAAAATTTGAAATTACCCGCGATTGGCAATCACGCGGAAATGAAATAATTATAAAAGGTGATTTACAAATAAGTGCAAAAAAAGATACTTCTAAAATAAATATTGTAAATCCGGAATTTTATTTTTTGTATCTGCTAAAAGAGAAATTAGAAAAACAAAATGTTGAATTTTTAGGGAAATTAGATACCGCAACAACTCCGCAATTTGCAAAAAATATTTACACTTTTGAAAGAAAATATAAAGATGTAATTGTAAATCTCAATAAAGATAGTGATAATCTAAATGCTGAAATGACCTTACGCGCATTGGCGTTAAAGAATTTTGGTAAACCGGCATCTGCAGAAAATGGAATAAAAATGATTGATAGTTTAATTAATCAATCTGGTTTAAATTCAGATAATTATGTACTTGCGGATGGTTCGGGAATTTCTCGTTACAATTTAATTTCAGCGGAATTATTAGTTACATTATTAAAATATATGTATCAAAATTCTAAAGAGAATTATGAAGTTTTGAAAAACTCTTTTCCAATTTCCGGAATTGATGGAACTTTATCAAATAGAATGAAAAATACTAAAGCTTATAAAAATGTAAACGCAAAAACCGGCACTCTAAGCGGAGTAAGTTCATTATCCGGATATTTAAAATCTGCTGATTCACATGAAATTGCATTTGCAATTTTAATTCAAAACTTTGTTGGAAGCTCAAAATCTGCAAGAAATTTTCAAGATAGAATTTGTACAATTTTAAGTGAATTAAATTTGCAACAATAG